From the genome of Glycine max cultivar Williams 82 chromosome 2, Glycine_max_v4.0, whole genome shotgun sequence, one region includes:
- the LOC100801823 gene encoding probable polygalacturonase, producing MKCGAGIFLYSRRFLLPPPVCFYCFQYLLGIIYEIALALFLLCCPYVLLLVLLPSSSLLFHHCFQSFLFLFEEEGHRPMKRLVTVLLLIILSTALEGNGEDDHEPCKEKVLDPRPHSVSILEFGAVGDGKTLNTVAFQNAVFYAKSFADKGGAKLYVPSGKWLTGSFNLTSHLTLFLERGATIIASQDYAHWTAMDPLPSYGRGIDVPVGRYRSLIYGQNLSDVVITGDNGIIDGQGSVWWDLISTHSLNYSRPHIIELVGSDNIIISNLTFLNSPAWSIHPVYCSNIQIQKITVQAPTKFPYTSGIVPDSSEHVCIDNCNISTGHDAIVLKSGWDEYGVAYGKPTSNVHIRGVYLQSSSGAGLAFGSEMSGGISDIIAEQLHITNSTFGIELKTTRGRGGYMKNIFISDAKLENIYLGISMTGSSGSHPDDKYDPNAVPDVGNVTFENVIGANIAIAGNFSGIVDSPFTPICLSNVTFSTSSESSPSWFCSNVMGISKEVFPEPCPDLQNTYSNFSSCFSSLHPSSSFVSSA from the exons ATGAAGTGCGGAGCTGGCATTTTCCTTTATAGCCGTCGCTTTCTACTACCTCCCCCcgtttgtttttattgtttccaGTACTTGCTTGGCATTATATACGAAATAGCTCTTGCTCTCTTCCTCTTGTGCTGTCCTTATGTTCTTCTTCTAGTTCTTCTACCCTCTTCTTCACTCTTGTTCCATCACTGCTTTCAGAGCTTCCTATTTCTCTTTGAAGAAGAGGGGCACAGACCCATGAAGAGGCTC GTAACTGTGCTTTTACTCATAATATTAAGCACTGCTCTGGAAGGCAATGGAGAAGATGATCATGAACCGTGTAAAGAAAAAGTGTTGGATCCTAGGCCTCACAGCGTGTCAATCTTAGAGTTTGGGGCAGTTGGAGATGGAAAAACACTGAACACAGTTGCATTCCAAAATGCAGTTTTTTATGCCAAGTCATTTGCTGACAAAGGTGGGGCTAAACTATATGTTCCATCTGGCAAGTGGCTCACTGGAAGTTTTAACCTTACCAGCCACCTCACTCTCTTTCTTGAAAGAGGCGCAACCATCATCGCATCACAG GATTATGCACACTGGACTGCAATGGATCCCCTACCCTCCTATGGTCGAGGTATTGATGTTCCTGTTGGGAGATACCGCAGTTTGATTTATGGACAGAACTTAAGTGATGTGGTGATTACAG GTGATAATGGAATTATTGATGGGCAGGGTTCTGTTTGGTGGGACCTAATCAGTACTCATTCCTTAAATTATAGCCGACCACATATTATAGAACTTGTTGGTTCTGATAATATCATAATCTCAAATTTGACATTTTTAAACTCTCCTGCTTGGAGCATCCATCCCGTATATTGCAG TAACATTCAAATCCAGAAGATAACAGTTCAGGCACCAACCAAGTTCCCTTACACAAGCGGTATAGTTCCAG ATTCTTCTGAGCATGTTTGCATTGACAACTGCAATATTAGCACTGGTCATGATGCAATTGTGCTGAAGAGTGGTTGGGATGAATATGGAGTTGCCTATGGCAAACCAACCTCAAACGTCCACATCAGGGGTGTTTATCTACAATCGTCATCTGGTGCTGGCCTAGCGTTTGGAAGTGAGATGTCTGGAGGCATATCTGATATAATTGCAGAGCAGCTCCATATTACCAACTCAACTTTTGGCATTGAACTGAAGACAACTAGGGGTAGAGGTGGCTACatgaaaaacattttcatttcTGACGCAAAATTGGAAAATATTTACTTGGGTATCAGCATGACGGGAAGTTCTGGCTCCCATCCAGATGACAAGTATGATCCTAATGCAGTTCCGGATGTTGGTAATGTTACTTTTGAGAATGTGATTGGTGCAAATATTGCTATTGCTGGGAATTTTTCAGGAATAGTTGATTCGCCTTTCACTCCTATCTGTCTTTCAAACGTGACTTTTTCTACCAGTTCCGAGTCATCTCCTTCATGGTTTTGTTCTAACGTAATGGGAATCTCCAAGGAGGTGTTTCCTGAGCCATGTCCTGATCTGCAGAACACGTATTCAAACTTTTCCTCTTGCTTTTCTTCCCTACATCCGTCATCTAGTTTTGTCTCAAGCGCATGA